One Gemmatimonadota bacterium DNA window includes the following coding sequences:
- a CDS encoding gluconate 2-dehydrogenase subunit 3 family protein, translated as MNDDAVARRLGASEPEHPTRREALAALAAVPLVAAGFSPAEVHRAATAAREALRAAAFTPVFFTDHEYATVRMLAELVIPRDGRSGGALDAGVPEFMDFILDENKGMQTWMRGGLAWLDTEARERFGRAFGELADAQRRAILDDIAWPRRARPEHSQGVAFFNRFRDLTASGFFSSEIGVRDLRYQGNEFVMEWQGCPPEALRKLGVSYD; from the coding sequence GTGAACGACGACGCGGTGGCTCGGCGGCTCGGCGCCTCGGAGCCGGAGCACCCCACCCGGCGCGAGGCCCTCGCGGCCCTCGCCGCGGTCCCCCTGGTGGCGGCGGGATTCTCCCCGGCGGAGGTGCACCGGGCCGCCACCGCCGCCCGTGAGGCCCTGCGCGCGGCAGCCTTCACCCCGGTGTTCTTCACGGACCACGAGTACGCCACCGTGCGGATGCTCGCGGAGCTCGTGATCCCGCGCGACGGCCGCTCCGGCGGCGCCCTCGACGCGGGGGTGCCGGAGTTCATGGATTTCATCCTCGACGAGAACAAGGGGATGCAGACCTGGATGCGGGGCGGGCTGGCCTGGCTCGACACCGAGGCGCGGGAGCGCTTCGGGCGGGCGTTCGGGGAGCTGGCCGACGCGCAGCGCCGCGCCATCCTCGACGACATCGCCTGGCCCAGGCGGGCCCGGCCGGAGCATTCGCAGGGCGTGGCGTTCTTCAACCGCTTCCGCGACCTCACCGCCTCCGGCTTCTTCTCGAGCGAGATCGGCGTGCGGGACCTGCGCTACCAGGGGAACGAGTTCGTGATGGAGTGGCAGGGCTGCCCGCCCGAGGCGCTCCGCAAGCTCGGCGTCAGCTACGACTGA
- a CDS encoding histidine kinase, translating to MRPRRPWLAPLVVFAVFTLLGLSKALHFWLDDLARRHAGTLPTRLLEELTGGYAGALLFLGLAWLVRRLPLTGERWPARLPAYLAAILVGGVLHTTIMWLSRLALFPLAGLGPYDYGLMRYRYPMEFALQLPNSVLIIAVLHGWRGYQEGRQRELRASRLEAELARARLERLEAQLDPHFLFNTLNGISSLMYTDAARADRMLARLAELLRLNFARDGGSEVTLAQELAWLEAYLEIARLRFGERLTIRTAIAADALACRVPRLILQPLVENALEHGVEKRAGPAVVRIAAERHGDRLTLVVTDDGPGLQAGTGKHGVGLANTRARLAVLHGAAAALGIAEPPGGGVEVRLELPAHAGAAP from the coding sequence ATGCGTCCCCGTCGGCCGTGGCTGGCACCGCTGGTGGTCTTCGCCGTCTTCACCCTGCTCGGGTTGTCGAAGGCGCTGCACTTCTGGCTCGACGACCTGGCCCGCCGTCACGCCGGGACGCTGCCCACCCGGCTCCTCGAGGAGCTGACCGGCGGCTATGCCGGGGCGCTCCTCTTTCTGGGGCTGGCCTGGCTGGTCCGCCGCCTGCCGCTCACCGGGGAGCGGTGGCCCGCCCGGCTGCCCGCGTATCTCGCGGCCATCCTGGTCGGCGGCGTGCTGCACACCACCATCATGTGGCTGAGCCGGCTGGCGCTCTTTCCGCTGGCCGGCCTGGGGCCGTACGACTACGGCCTCATGCGCTACCGCTATCCGATGGAGTTCGCGCTGCAGCTGCCCAACAGCGTGCTCATCATCGCCGTGCTGCACGGCTGGCGCGGGTACCAGGAGGGCCGGCAGCGGGAGCTCCGCGCCTCCCGGCTGGAGGCGGAGCTGGCGCGGGCGCGGCTGGAACGCCTGGAGGCGCAGCTCGACCCCCACTTCCTGTTCAACACCCTCAACGGGATCTCGTCCCTGATGTACACCGATGCCGCCCGGGCCGACCGGATGCTGGCCCGGCTGGCGGAGCTGTTGCGGCTCAACTTTGCCCGGGACGGCGGCTCCGAGGTGACACTGGCGCAGGAGCTGGCCTGGCTCGAGGCCTACCTCGAGATCGCGCGGCTCCGCTTCGGCGAGCGGCTCACGATCCGCACCGCCATCGCGGCCGACGCGCTCGCCTGCAGGGTGCCCCGCCTGATCCTCCAGCCACTGGTGGAGAACGCCCTGGAGCACGGCGTGGAGAAGCGGGCGGGACCGGCCGTCGTGCGCATCGCCGCCGAGCGACATGGCGACCGGCTCACCCTGGTGGTGACGGACGATGGCCCGGGGCTCCAGGCCGGCACCGGGAAGCACGGCGTGGGCCTCGCCAACACGCGGGCGCGCCTCGCGGTGCTGCACGGCGCCGCGGCGGCCCTGGGCATCGCCGAGCCGCCGGGCGGCGGGGTCGAGGTCCGGCTTGAGCTGCCGGCCCACGCGGGGGCCGCGCCGTGA
- a CDS encoding GMC family oxidoreductase, which produces MPHLQPRTAPFDVCIIGSGAGGGMAAYMLTRAGARVALLEAGDMWDNTKDSAMLTWAHQSPRRGASTPERPFGEFDACIGGWNVPGEPFTRAPGTRFDWWRARMLGGRTNHWGRISLRFGPHDFKGKSRDGLGEDWPIGYDDLKPWYDEVDRLVGIFGSVEGLENHPDGIFLPPPRPRCWELLVKQAADAHRVTCIPSRLSILTRPHNGRMGCHYCGQCNRGCSVNANFSSTNVLVLPALETGRLTLITGAMAREVTLDARGRADGVLYIDKATRTERRIDARVVVLAASACESARILLNSKSPRFPQGLANSSGTVGKYLTDTTGTDVGGFIPRMVDHVTHNEDGVGGAHLYMPWWLDNRKLDFPRGYHIEIWGGLGQPSYGFMGGIQNYPGGGGYGRQLKDDYRRYYGATIGFSGRGEQIPNEDCFCEIDPDVVDQFGIPVLRFHWKWADHELNQVKHMQETFRALLAEMGGEVWSSMPTKEQGYGIANGGAIIHELGCVRMGADPGRSVLNAQCQAWDVKNLFVADGGSFVSQADKNPTWTILALSMRASDYITQAMKRGEL; this is translated from the coding sequence ATGCCCCACCTCCAGCCCCGTACCGCCCCCTTCGACGTCTGCATCATCGGCTCCGGCGCCGGTGGCGGGATGGCCGCCTACATGCTGACCCGGGCCGGCGCGCGGGTCGCGCTGCTCGAGGCCGGCGACATGTGGGACAACACGAAGGACTCGGCCATGCTCACCTGGGCGCACCAGTCGCCCCGGCGGGGGGCGAGCACCCCGGAGCGCCCCTTCGGCGAGTTCGACGCCTGCATCGGGGGGTGGAACGTGCCGGGGGAGCCGTTCACCCGGGCGCCCGGCACCAGGTTCGACTGGTGGCGCGCGCGGATGCTTGGGGGCCGCACCAATCACTGGGGGCGGATCTCGCTCCGCTTCGGCCCCCACGACTTCAAGGGCAAGTCGCGCGACGGCCTGGGCGAGGACTGGCCCATCGGCTACGACGACCTCAAGCCCTGGTACGATGAAGTGGACCGCCTGGTGGGGATCTTCGGCAGCGTCGAGGGGCTGGAGAACCACCCCGACGGGATCTTCCTGCCGCCGCCCAGGCCCCGCTGCTGGGAGCTGCTGGTCAAGCAGGCGGCAGACGCGCACCGGGTCACCTGCATCCCCTCGCGGCTCTCGATCCTCACCCGGCCCCACAACGGACGGATGGGGTGCCACTACTGCGGCCAGTGCAACCGCGGCTGCTCGGTGAATGCCAACTTCAGCTCCACCAACGTGCTGGTGTTGCCGGCCCTGGAGACCGGCCGGCTCACGCTCATCACCGGCGCCATGGCGCGCGAGGTCACCCTCGACGCCCGCGGCCGCGCCGACGGCGTGCTGTACATCGACAAGGCCACCCGCACCGAGCGCCGGATCGACGCCCGGGTGGTGGTGCTCGCCGCGAGCGCCTGCGAGTCGGCGCGGATCCTGCTCAACTCGAAGTCGCCCCGCTTCCCGCAGGGCCTCGCCAACTCCAGCGGCACCGTGGGCAAGTACCTCACCGACACCACCGGCACCGACGTGGGCGGCTTCATCCCGCGCATGGTGGACCACGTGACCCACAACGAGGACGGCGTCGGTGGCGCCCACCTCTACATGCCGTGGTGGCTGGACAACCGGAAGCTCGACTTCCCCCGCGGCTATCACATCGAGATCTGGGGCGGCCTCGGCCAGCCGTCCTACGGCTTCATGGGCGGGATCCAGAACTACCCCGGCGGCGGCGGCTACGGCCGCCAGCTCAAGGACGACTACCGCCGCTACTACGGGGCCACCATCGGCTTCTCCGGCCGCGGCGAGCAGATCCCCAACGAGGACTGCTTCTGCGAGATCGACCCCGACGTGGTGGACCAGTTCGGCATCCCGGTGCTCCGCTTCCACTGGAAGTGGGCCGACCACGAGCTCAACCAGGTGAAGCACATGCAGGAGACCTTCCGCGCCCTCCTGGCCGAGATGGGGGGGGAGGTCTGGTCGTCGATGCCGACGAAGGAGCAGGGGTACGGCATCGCCAACGGCGGCGCGATCATCCACGAGCTGGGCTGCGTCCGGATGGGCGCCGACCCCGGGCGCTCGGTGCTCAACGCGCAGTGCCAGGCGTGGGACGTGAAGAACCTGTTCGTGGCCGATGGTGGCTCGTTCGTGTCGCAGGCGGACAAGAACCCCACCTGGACCATCCTGGCGCTCTCGATGCGCGCCAGCGACTACATCACCCAGGCGATGAAGCGGGGGGAGTTGTGA